The following DNA comes from Chryseobacterium gallinarum.
GAAGCTGGCTGCTGCGATAGCAGCCGGCTGTACCGTAGTGATTAAACCCAGTGAAATGAGTGCGATGCAGTCGCAGGTTTTGGCAGAGTGCTTCGACCGAGCTGGACTTCCAGCTGGCGTAATCAATATGGTGCATGGACGCGGAGACATTTTGGGCACGGTATTGTCTACCCACCCTGCTGTGGCCAAAATTCTGTTCACAGGTTCTACAGTGGTTGGCAAGATCATTGCGCGTAATGCAGTGGACACCATGAAACGCGTCACGCTGGAACTCAGTGGAAAATCACCGAATATTATTCTCGATGATGCGGATTTCGATACTGCAATACCGATGGCGATAAATGCGGCCTTTATGAATAGTGGTCAGGCTTGTATTGCTGGTACACGACTGCTGGTGCCGGAAGCTAACCTGCAAGAGGTTAAAGATATCTTGCTTAAAACGATGGCTACACAAAAAGTTGGTGATCCAAGAGATGGGCAGACGGTCATTGGGCCAATGGCCAGTCAGAAACAGTTTGACCGGATACAACATTATATCAGGCTGGGTATCAACGAGGGTGCAGAACTTTTAGTTGGCGGTCTGGGCAAGCCGGAAGGACTAGAGAACGGATTTTACGTCAAACCCACTATATTTACAGGTGTAAGTAATGAAATGACAATTGCGCAGGAAGAAATTTTCGGGCCTGTATTATCTGTTATTACCTACAAAACTGAAGAAGAAGCTATTGCCATTGCCAACGATACCATATATGGACTGCATGCTTATGTAAGCAGTTCAGACATGGAGCGGGCACAACGAGTGGCAGCACAGATCAATGCAGGCAGGGTTTCGATCAATACGATCTATCACGATGCATTGGCACCATTCGGCGGATTTAAACAATCTGGCTTGGGCAGAGAAGGTGGCCTATATGGCCTCGAGGAACAATTAGAACCAAAAGTAATTATAAGCTAATCGTTATGGAATGCAAAAATGATATTTCCGAAAAAGCAAAAGATGCCGCTACAGGCCCCAGAATAGTACTAAATACGTATTCCGGGAACACGATTGAAGGCGAAGCTTTTGTAGCAGATCATATCTTCAGTTATATTCTCCAGGGTAAGCAGGATGTCTGGCTTGCTGATCAAAAACACTCTTATCGGGAAGGTGACTTCCGCTTTTTCCGACGCAATCAGCTGACCAAATACGTAAAAAGTACCACCGATGGAAGTTTCAGATCTATAGCAGTGCATATCGATCAGTGCACCTTAAAGGAAATGAGCGAGCAGTACGGACTGAAAGCCAACAGCATAATTGATGCCCATGCTGCACTGCTGATCCACTCGGGGGCATTGCTGAAAGGTTTTGTAGATTCCTTGGTTCC
Coding sequences within:
- a CDS encoding aldehyde dehydrogenase family protein — protein: MSEVLKDNKMKIINQHYVDGQFRPSTGSEKMDIINPSDESLIGHVLLGNEQEMEAAIVAASAALPSFSQTSREQRMDYLQQLHDALMERLDDLQEVTTTEYGATVQRSRWSNQYAAETFLYFKEILKDFCFERRIGQSVVSMVPVGVTGIMTAWNANSGSICVKLAAAIAAGCTVVIKPSEMSAMQSQVLAECFDRAGLPAGVINMVHGRGDILGTVLSTHPAVAKILFTGSTVVGKIIARNAVDTMKRVTLELSGKSPNIILDDADFDTAIPMAINAAFMNSGQACIAGTRLLVPEANLQEVKDILLKTMATQKVGDPRDGQTVIGPMASQKQFDRIQHYIRLGINEGAELLVGGLGKPEGLENGFYVKPTIFTGVSNEMTIAQEEIFGPVLSVITYKTEEEAIAIANDTIYGLHAYVSSSDMERAQRVAAQINAGRVSINTIYHDALAPFGGFKQSGLGREGGLYGLEEQLEPKVIIS